A region of Sugiyamaella lignohabitans strain CBS 10342 chromosome A, complete sequence DNA encodes the following proteins:
- the RAM1 gene encoding protein farnesyltransferase (Beta subunit of the CAAX farnesyltransferase (FTase); this complex prenylates the a-factor mating pheromone and Ras proteins; required for the membrane localization of Ras proteins and a-factor; homolog of the mammalian FTase beta subunit; GO_component: GO:0005965 - protein farnesyltransferase complex [Evidence IEA]; GO_component: GO:0005965 - protein farnesyltransferase complex [Evidence IDA] [PMID 8424764]; GO_function: GO:0003824 - catalytic activity [Evidence IEA]; GO_function: GO:0046872 - metal ion binding [Evidence IEA]; GO_function: GO:0004659 - prenyltransferase activity [Evidence IEA]; GO_function: GO:0004660 - protein farnesyltransferase activity [Evidence IEA]; GO_function: GO:0004660 - protein farnesyltransferase activity [Evidence IDA] [PMID 9380709]; GO_function: GO:0016740 - transferase activity [Evidence IEA]; GO_process: GO:0018343 - protein farnesylation [Evidence IEA]; GO_process: GO:0018343 - protein farnesylation [Evidence IDA] [PMID 1763050]; GO_process: GO:0042127 - regulation of cell proliferation [Evidence IEA]), translating to MASKLKAVFESPTLIAQLETERACRPLLPDNDGSDSDPELQDLGSLLNTEKHIKFLRTILKGPLPAGFRALDASKPWLIYWCCNALAILGNGIDDLKPAIVETILSAQCKSGGFGGGNQQLAHLAPSYAAINALALSGDEEAWDKIDRQACYNWIMSLKQKDGSFIMCKGGESDPRATYCAFSIASMLNIITEELVANSAEYISSCQTYEGGFANVPLSEAHGGYAFCALASLCFLGPPHVVLPKYINVENAIKWLSSRQMTVEGGFSGRINKLVDGCYNLWVGGCWGLLEAAIVNERNTEIPSLWNRTALKNYTIYCCQDPRGGLRDKPGKSPDSYHTNYVLCGLAASESVYLYEQEPGAPLTGLGEYAYMWKTLAYNPSAPQLINPIHPLHVLPVGVAEKMKAHFRKVPI from the coding sequence atGGCATCAAAACTTAAAGCTGTTTTTGAATCTCCAACATTGATTGCCCAGTTAGAGACTGAGCGTGCTTGCCGACCTTTGCTCCCCGATAATGATGGCAGCGATAGTGATCCTGAACTACAAGACTTAGGGTCATTATTGAACACTGAAAAACACATTAAGTTTCTAAGGACTATATTAAAGGGCCCATTGCCAGCAGGCTTTAGAGCTCTAGACGCATCCAAACCCTGGTTGATATACTGGTGTTGTAACGCTTTGGCAATACTTGGTAATGGaattgatgatttgaaaCCTGCCATAGTAGAAACTATTTTAAGTGCTCAATGCAAGAGTGGAGGTTTTGGAGGTGGAAACCAGCAATTGGCACATTTGGCACCCAGTTATGCAGCAATAAACGCCCTAGCATTATCAGGAGATGAGGAAGCTTGGGACAAAATAGACCGTCAGGCTTGTTATAATTGGATAATGTCACTGAAACAAAAGGATGGCTCTTTTATCATGTGTAAAGGTGGAGAGTCTGATCCTCGTGCGACATATTGTGCATTTTCTATCGCATCTATGCTGAACATTATAACAGAGGAATTGGTTGCCAATAGCGCAGAATATATCAGTTCTTGTCAAACATATGAAGGAGGCTTTGCCAATGTTCCCCTAAGTGAAGCACATGGTGGTTACGCTTTCTGTGCCTTAGCTAGTCTTTGTTTCCTAGGTCCTCCTCATGTGGTGCTTCCAAAGTATATCAATGTTGAAAACGCTATCAAATGGCTCAGTTCTCGACAGATGACTGTTGAAGGAGGTTTTTCTGGTCGTATTAACAAACTTGTCGATGGCTGCTATAATCTATGGGTTGGCGGATGTTGGGGACTGCTAGAAGCTGCCATTGTCAATGAAAGAAACACAGAGATCCCCTCTTTGTGGAATAGAACTgcactgaaaaattataCAATCTACTGCTGTCAGGATCCACGAGGAGGACTGAGGGATAAGCCTGGAAAGAGCCCCGATTCATATCATACCAATTATGTCTTGTGTGGATTAGCTGCTTCAGAAAGCGTGTATTTATATGAACAAGAGCCGGGAGCTCCTCTAACTGGCTTGGGTGAATATGCTTATATGTGGAAGACATTGGCATATAATCCAAGTGCTCCACAATTGATTAACCCCATACATCCATTACATGTATTACCAGTTGGTGTTGCTGAGAAGATGAAGGCACATTTTCGAAAAGTACCAATTTGA
- the btb2 gene encoding BTB/POZ domain protein Btb2 codes for MNQPPPGFSQTVPPHHPHAPPPPPPPPHGLPHPGHAHAQGHGHPGHPGHPVPLHLPPPIPPMPQNGFINGTAAGNGSANNGTGIVPGPVPVSVIPNGSQSNSKGRYSPAPNATAGGSSRSSGVTSPVPAPISAPALVPTPPIPAPVPAAAPGPAPSAAPVLTGTNATNSGTVSAAKGSTNNEFDLASYVYNAGFVHAAWADTFLNITPHPPLRLHALFASRSPLLYSILANYASGSPPYHINLASDDKYLTSGALSLAAATLYGHALDSQSCDLELAKGLLSAGNLLALDDISSGGYQAILNLLSIDTVEEILEFALSSAGSRSNDEQSSAGTQTGSARGSPDLSSSSASNNGNPRSGSTSASTDTTNNSASSGSGSAGSTTSNTSNGTSLSGSSSNRSTPAYEDLQITYPGPYPRFTSNLVATVVDFLLNNFKNAEFQTKLRTILLTLPFHIYKHIIESDRLAVKSHMERHSFAREMTNAREQHRRKNSASRPVVYEENVVLAFGGGKGGVEVIRKPLGKKKTLWKASQ; via the coding sequence ATGAatcaaccaccaccaggaTTCTCTCAAACAGTGCCTCCTCACCATCCTCACgcaccaccgccaccaccacctccacctcaCGGACTCCCTCATCCCGGTCATGCCCATGCTCAAGGCCATGGCCATCCAGGACATCCCGGTCATCCAGTTCCTCTCCATCTTCCTCCTCCCATTCCACCTATGCCTCAAAATGGGTTTATTAATGGAACAGCGGCAGGAAATGGTTCTGCTAATAATGGCACGGGAATTGTTCCAGGTCCAGTTCCTGTTTCAGTGATCCCCAATGGCTCACAATCGAATTCTAAGGGTCGTTACAGTCCAGCCCCCAATGCTACTGCTGGCGGTTCCTCCCGTAGCAGCGGAGTTACCTCTCCAGTCCCAGCTCCCATTTCAGCACCGGCTCTAGTTCCTACTCCTCCTattccagcaccagttccagcagcagctccaggTCCAGCACCATCGGCAGCTCCTGTTCTAACAGGAACAAATGCAACCAACTCTGGTactgtttctgctgccaagggTAGTACTAACAACGAGTTCGATCTTGCTTCGTACGTATACAATGCCGGGTTTGTTCACGCTGCATGGGCTGATACTTTCCTTAATATCACACCTCACCCACCTTTGCGATTACATGCCCTTTTCGCATCTCgttctcctcttctttaCAGTATCCTGGCCAACTATGCTAGTGGCAGTCCTCCATATCATATCAACCTTGCCAGTGATGACAAATACCTCACCAGTGGAGCTCTTTCtctagcagctgctactcTGTATGGCCATGCTTTGGACAGTCAATCGTGCGATTTAGAGCTTGCCAAGGGCTTATTAAGTGCAGGAAATTTGTTAGCTCTCGATGATATTTCGTCGGGTGGCTACCAGGCAATTCTGAACTTACTGTCAATTGACACTGTTGAAGAGATTCTGGAATTTGCTCTATCTTCAGCCGGTTCTAGATCCAACGACGAGCAATCTTCCGCTGGAACACAAACTGGCTCTGCTCGTGGTTCTCCGGAtttgtcgtcttcttcagcatctaACAACGGAAACCCCCGCAGCGGCTCTACCTCTGCATCTACAGATACCACCAACAACTCAGCAAGTTCAGGTTCAGGTTCTGCCGGttccaccaccagcaacacgAGCAACGGAACTTCTCTCTCCGGCTCATCATCAAACCGATCCACACCTGCTTATGAGGATCTCCAGATCACATATCCTGGTCCTTATCCACGATTCACCAGCAACCTCGTTGCGACGGTTGTCGACTTCCTGCtcaacaacttcaaaaaCGCAGAATTCCAGACCAAGCTGCGGACTATCCTACTCACCCTTCCATTCCACATCTACAAGCACATCATCGAAAGCGATCGATTGGCTGTCAAAAGCCACATGGAGCGCCACAGCTTCGCCCGCGAGATGACCAATGCCCGCGAGCAGCACCGACGAAAGAACAGCGCTTCCCGACCCGTTGTCTACGAAGAAAACGTGGTCCTGGCATTCGGCGGCGGCAAAGGCGGCGTCGAAGTCATCCGCAAACCCCTCggcaaaaagaagacccTCTGGAAGGCGTCTCAATAG
- the CWC24 gene encoding Cwc24p (General splicing factor; required for stable U2 snRNP binding to primary transcripts; essential for the first step of splicing; component of the pre-catalytic spliceosome complex containing Cef1p; similar to S. pombe Cwf24p; GO_component: GO:0005684 - U2-type spliceosomal complex [Evidence IDA] [PMID 11884590]; GO_component: GO:0005634 - nucleus [Evidence IEA,IEA]; GO_component: GO:0005634 - nucleus [Evidence IDA] [PMID 17974558]; GO_component: GO:0005681 - spliceosomal complex [Evidence IEA]; GO_component: GO:0005681 - spliceosomal complex [Evidence IPI] [PMID 23029180]; GO_function: GO:0003677 - DNA binding [Evidence IEA]; GO_function: GO:0046872 - metal ion binding [Evidence IEA,IEA]; GO_function: GO:0003674 - molecular_function [Evidence ND]; GO_function: GO:0008270 - zinc ion binding [Evidence IEA]; GO_process: GO:0008380 - RNA splicing [Evidence IEA]; GO_process: GO:0000349 - generation of catalytic spliceosome for first transesterification step [Evidence IMP] [PMID 22535589]; GO_process: GO:0006397 - mRNA processing [Evidence IEA]; GO_process: GO:0000398 - mRNA splicing, via spliceosome [Evidence IMP] [PMID 23029180]; GO_process: GO:0034247 - snoRNA splicing [Evidence IMP] [PMID 17974558]; GO_process: GO:0034247 - snoRNA splicing [Evidence IMP] [PMID 23029180]), protein MPSLFKARKISKSTSLATKRKTIDQDDDDGHKSDSASSVAAEQKSDSLLDPQDGSDESEQSQTNEPTKIVSGQSRKRAKIGFTSSSTSTNSDKTDIGQVKHDHSHDANASNSAADEATKQSALYSDESAADNGTTSNGRLSEELGPDHTGSAIDGVYHGKVNYSSYLTKREGVSSKARFGPMKAAGNIRSTTMIDYQPDVCKDYKQTGFCGYGDTCKFLHSREDYKAGWKLDKEWEEVQNETKTKIKSSSTVSSSGSETTRSTSSAAEIPFKCVICKNDYKDPVVTQCEHYFCEPCFLKESRKKGACFICGKNTGGVAKPAKNLKQLLARRT, encoded by the coding sequence ATGCCGTCATTATTCAAGGCGAGGAAGATTTCCAAGTCTACGTCCCTAGCAACTAAAAGAAAGACAATAGATcaagatgacgatgatggACATAAATCAGACTCAGCATCATCTGTTGCTGCAGAACAGAAGTCAGACTCACTGCTGGATCCTCAAGACGGATCTGATGAATCAGAACAGTCTCAGACAAACGAGCCAACGAAAATAGTATCGGGACAGAGCAGGAAAAGAGCCAAGATTGGATTCACCTCGTCTTCTACTAGCACCAATAGTGATAAGACAGATATCGGTCAAGTCAAACATGATCATAGCCACGATGCGAATGCTTCTaattctgctgctgatgaggcCACCAAACAGAGTGCACTCTATTCAGACGAATCAGCAGCTGATAATGGCACCACTAGTAACGGTAGATTATCTGAAGAACTAGGGCCTGATCATACCGGGTCGGCTATTGACGGTGTGTACCATGGTAAAGTGAACTACTCGTCTTATCTCACCAAACGAGAAGGTGTCTCATCCAAGGCACGATTCGGACCCATGAAAGCAGCAGGTAATATCAGAAGTACTACCATGATAGATTACCAGCCAGACGTTTGTAAGGACTACAAGCAGACAGGATTCTGCGGGTACGGAGATACCTGTAAATTTTTACACAGTCGAGAGGACTATAAAGCTGGATGGAAACTGGATAAAGAGTGGGAGGAAGTACAAAATGAgaccaaaaccaaaatcaaatctAGCTCTACTGTCTCGTCGTCAGGCTCTGAGACCACTCGGTCGACCTCGTCGGCAGCCGAGATCCCGTTCAAGTGTGTTATATGCAAAAACGACTATAAGGACCCTGTCGTTACTCAGTGTGAGCATTACTTCTGTGAACCCTGCTTTCTGAAGGAATCGCGCAAAAAGGGAGCCTGTTTCATCTGCGGCAAGAACACTGGCGGTGTGGCCAAACCAGCCAAAAACCTCAAGCAACTGCTCGCTCGTCGCACCTGA
- the RPT5 gene encoding proteasome regulatory particle base subunit RPT5 (ATPase of the 19S regulatory particle of the 26S proteasome; one of six ATPases of the regulatory particle; involved in the degradation of ubiquitinated substrates; recruited to the GAL1-10 promoter region upon induction of transcription; similar to human TBP1; GO_component: GO:0005737 - cytoplasm [Evidence IEA,IEA,IEA]; GO_component: GO:0005634 - nucleus [Evidence IEA,IEA]; GO_component: GO:0000502 - proteasome complex [Evidence IEA]; GO_component: GO:0008540 - proteasome regulatory particle, base subcomplex [Evidence IDA] [PMID 11742986]; GO_component: GO:0008540 - proteasome regulatory particle, base subcomplex [Evidence IDA] [PMID 9741626]; GO_function: GO:0005524 - ATP binding [Evidence IEA,IEA]; GO_function: GO:0016887 - ATPase activity [Evidence ISS] [PMID 9584156]; GO_function: GO:0016787 - hydrolase activity [Evidence IEA]; GO_function: GO:0017111 - nucleoside-triphosphatase activity [Evidence IEA]; GO_function: GO:0000166 - nucleotide binding [Evidence IEA,IEA]; GO_process: GO:0045899 - positive regulation of RNA polymerase II transcriptional preinitiation complex assembly [Evidence IMP] [PMID 19843524]; GO_process: GO:0070682 - proteasome regulatory particle assembly [Evidence IMP] [PMID 19412160]; GO_process: GO:0030163 - protein catabolic process [Evidence IEA]; GO_process: GO:0006511 - ubiquitin-dependent protein catabolic process [Evidence IMP] [PMID 9724628]), which yields MATLEDLDALENTNQATNDATMKDAPPAEDDLDDEILKASTQEIINRRKLLENDIRVMRSEFQRLTHEKNAMTDKIKDNQEKIENNRQLPYLVGNIVELLDMEGEATEEGANVDLDAARVGKSAVVKTSTRQTVFLPLIGLVDPATLKPGDLIGVNKDSYLVLDTLPAEYDSRVKAMEVDEKPTETYSDIGGLDKQIEELDEAVVSPMKQADKFKAMGIKAPKGALMYGPPGTGKTLLARACAAQTNATFLKLAAPQLVQMFIGDGAKLVRDAFALAKEKAPTIIFIDELDAIGTKRFDSDKSGDREVQRTMLELLNQLDGFGSDDRVKVLAATNRVDVLDPALLRSGRLDRKIEFPLPNEESRVGILQIHSRQMTVDDSINWQELARSTDEFNGAQLKAVTVEAGMTALRAGKSRITHEDFVEAISEVQARKSKSVSFYA from the coding sequence ATGGCAACTTTAGAAGACTTGGATGCACTGGAGAATACCAATCAAGCTACAAATGATGCTACTATGAAAGACGCGCCTCCAGCTGAGGACGATTTGGACGATGAAATCCTTAAAGCATCGACTCAGGAAATCATCAATCGTCGAAAGCTGCTGGAAAATGATATCCGAGTGATGCGATCCGAGTTCCAAAGATTGACACATGAAAAGAATGCCATGACTGATAAGATCAAAGACAACCaggaaaaaatagaaaacaaCCGACAATTGCCGTACTTGGTGGGTAATATCGTCGAACTATTGGACATGGAAGGCGAGGCCACTGAAGAGGGAGCCAACGTTGATCTGGATGCTGCTCGAGTGGGTAAATCAGCCGTTGTTAAGACATCAACTAGACAAACAGTATTTTTACCATTGATCGGATTAGTCGATCCAGCGACGTTGAAACCGGGTGATCTGATTGGTGTTAACAAGGATTCATACTTAGTATTAGACACGTTACCAGCTGAGTACGATAGTCGAGTTAAAGCCATGGAAGTCGATGAAAAGCCTACTGAGACATATTCCGATATTGGAGGTTTGGATAAACAGATTGAAGAGTTGGATGAGGCAGTTGTATCGCCTATGAAGCAGGCTGATAAGTTTAAAGCGATGGGTATCAAAGCACCAAAGGGAGCTCTTATGTATGGACctcctggtactggtaaaaCGTTATTAGCAAGAGCATGTGCTGCACAAACCAATGCCACATTCCTCAAACTGGCAGCTCCTCAACTGGTGCAAATGTTCATTGGAGACGGAGCCAAGCTTGTCAGAGATGCATTTGCACTTGCCAAAGAAAAGGCACCGaccatcattttcatcgaCGAATTGGATGCCATTGGAACCAAGAGATTCGACTCGGACAAATCTGGAGATCGTGAAGTACAAAGAACCATGTTGGAACTGCTTAACCAGCTCGACGGTTTCGGCAGTGACGACCGAGTCAAGGTGCTTGCTGCCACCAACCGAGTCGATGTCCTTGACCCGGCTCTTCTTCGTAGTGGTCGTCTCGACAGGAAAATCGAGTTCCCACTGCCCAATGAAGAATCTCGTGTTGGCATTCTACAGATCCACTCGCGTCAAATGACAGTCGACGACTCGATCAACTGGCAAGAACTGGCCCGTAGTACCGACGAGTTTAACGGAGCACAACTAAAAGCCGTGACCGTCGAGGCCGGTATGACAGCCCTCCGAGCCGGCAAGTCCCGCATCACCCACGAAGACTTCGTCGAGGCCATCAGCGAGGTCCAGGCCCGCAAGTCTAAATCGGTCTCCTTCTACGCTTAG
- the CDC40 gene encoding Cdc40p (Pre-mRNA splicing factor; important for catalytic step II of pre-mRNA splicing and plays a role in cell cycle progression; required for DNA synthesis during mitosis and meiosis; has WD repeats; GO_component: GO:0005634 - nucleus [Evidence IEA,IEA]; GO_component: GO:0005681 - spliceosomal complex [Evidence IEA]; GO_component: GO:0005681 - spliceosomal complex [Evidence IDA] [PMID 9769104]; GO_function: GO:0000386 - second spliceosomal transesterification activity [Evidence IGI,IMP] [PMID 10999606]; GO_process: GO:0000082 - G1/S transition of mitotic cell cycle [Evidence IMP] [PMID 17171376]; GO_process: GO:0008380 - RNA splicing [Evidence IEA]; GO_process: GO:0007049 - cell cycle [Evidence IEA]; GO_process: GO:0051301 - cell division [Evidence IEA]; GO_process: GO:0000350 - generation of catalytic spliceosome for second transesterification step [Evidence IGI,IMP] [PMID 10999606]; GO_process: GO:0000389 - mRNA 3'-splice site recognition [Evidence IGI] [PMID 10628969]; GO_process: GO:0000389 - mRNA 3'-splice site recognition [Evidence IGI] [PMID 15133121]; GO_process: GO:0000348 - mRNA branch site recognition [Evidence IGI] [PMID 15133121]; GO_process: GO:0006397 - mRNA processing [Evidence IEA]) gives MALVAYGGDSSDDDENAVHNGPNQPSSLVPKSMNAAPAVHKSSTELSSVIKPSVDNTSLTLHTTNHQLEQLRNEKNVLYQPNQRYDVEQSSRPTKKRRNILTGHAEEQAFNEATFKVQHRTFQNLGYAYDPSIDDNGVSGASLIGDLEKARVNLGRDASMFRPDKAQQKQVRSKRSKGDPSVLDGDDSYKGPWAKFKEESTSSDEYEDEVDEEDEEEDAAAATKTNDKAVEDSETAEAKDTVSPSEPTTATSTSTSETGETTQFHGSTERDYLGRTYMFVPQDLDINLRKEPGQEEWFIPKKKIHTWRGHAGGVTGLRFFPQSGHLLLSAGNDSKIRLWDVYHDRELLRSYSGHAKAVKDIDFSPDGTQFLSCSYDRTIKLWDTETGTCISRFGRGNSVANSIRFNPRPEHSHEFVAAMANKKILQFDIRTQEIVQEYDHHLEAVNTITFVDDNHRFMTTSDDKSIRVWDWGVNVPIKFISDPLQHSMPSVKLHPSGKHVAAQSMDNRILVFGATDRFKANRKKEFTGYNNPGFATEVSFSPDGRYLMSGDSEGFAFFWDWKTTAVRRKLKVHNSLVTCISAHPQETSKVATAGLDSPIHYWD, from the coding sequence ATGGCTCTTGTCGCATATGGTGGAGACTCGAGtgacgacgacgaaaaCGCCGTTCACAATGGACCCAATCAGCCATCGTCTCTGGTACCAAAATCCATGAATGCTGCTCCAGCTGTTCATAAATCCAGTACGGAGTTGTCCTCAGTTATAAAACCCAGCGTTGATAATACGAGTCTGACGCTGCATACGACGAATCACCAGCTTGAACAGCTGAGGAACGAGAAAAATGTCTTGTATCAGCCAAATCAGCGGTACGACGTAGAACAGTCGAGCAGACCGACCAAGAAACGACGGAATATTCTCACTGGCCATGCTGAAGAACAAGCATTTAATGAAGCCACGTTCAAAGTTCAACAtcgaacttttcaaaaCCTCGGTTATGCTTATGACCCTAGTATCGACGATAATGGTGTTTCTGGAGCCTCGCTGATAGGAGATCTGGAGAAAGCCCGTGTGAATTTAGGCAGAGATGCTTCGATGTTTCGACCAGATAAAGCTCAACAGAAACAAGTACGAAGCAAAAGATCCAAGGGAGACCCAAGTGTTCTCGATGGTGATGACTCGTACAAGGGACCATGGGCCAAGTTCAAAGAAGAGAGTACCTCGTCAGATGAgtatgaagatgaagtcgacgaagaagacgaagaagaagatgctgctgctgctactaaaACAAATGATAAGGCTGTTGAAGATAGCGAAACAGCAGAAGCTAAAGATACTGTATCACCCTCAGAACCTACAACTGCTACAAGTACAAGTACAAGTGAAACAGGAGAGACGACACAGTTCCACGGATCGACTGAGAGAGATTATCTCGGTAGAACATATATGTTTGTGCCTCAGGATCTTGATATCAATCTTCGAAAAGAACCAGGACAAGAGGAATGGTTCATtcccaagaagaaaatacaCACATGGAGAGGACATGCTGGAGGAGTCACTGGACTACGGTTCTTTCCACAAAGTGGACACCTCCTATTATCAGCAGGAAACGACAGTAAAATTCGTCTTTGGGACGTTTATCATGACCGAGAGCTTCTAAGATCATACAGCGGACATGCAAAGGCAGTAAAGGACATTGATTTCAGTCCAGATGGAACGCAATTCTTAAGTTGCTCATACGACAGAACGATTAAATTATGGGACACTGAGACTGGTACATGTATATCCAGGTTTGGCCGTGGCAACAGTGTAGCCAATAGTATACGATTCAACCCAAGACCTGAACACAGCCACGAGTTTGTGGCTGCCATGGCCAATAAAAAGATTCTCCAGTTTGACATTCGAACACAAGAAATTGTACAAGAGTACGACCATCATTTAGAAGCAGTCAACACAATTACATTTGTCGACGATAACCACCGGTTCATGACCACGTCTGACGACAAGTCGATCCGAGTATGGGACTGGGGAGTCAATGTGCCCATCAAATTCATCTCCGACCCTCTCCAACACTCGATGCCGTCTGTGAAGTTGCATCCAAGTGGAAAACATGTTGCTGCTCAAAGCATGGACAACCGCATTCTCGTGTTTGGCGCCACTGACCGGTTCAAAGCCAACCGTAAAAAAGAGTTCACTGGATACAACAACCCCGGGTTCGCGACCGAGGTCAGTTTCTCGCCCGACGGCCGATATCTCATGAGCGGCGACAGCGAAGGTTTCGCATTCTTCTGGGACTGGAAAACCACGGCCGTCCGTCGCAAACTCAAAGTCCACAACTCGCTCGTGACATGCATCTCGGCCCATCCCCAGGAAACGAGCAAAGTGGCCACTGCCGGCCTCGACTCGCCCATCCATTACTGGGACTAG